Proteins from a genomic interval of Bacteroidota bacterium:
- the sufC gene encoding Fe-S cluster assembly ATPase SufC codes for MLLKIENLRVSINGKKIIKGLDLQVNEGEVHAIMGPNGTGKSTLASVIAGKEMFEVTDGTIEYNGRNLMDLPVEDRSREGIFLGFQYPVEIPGVSMTNFMKTAIDEHRKYKGLPALSGADFLKMMDEKKKLVEIQDKLANRSVNEGFSGGEKKRNEIFQMAMLEPKLAILDETDSGLDIDALKIVANGVNKLRRSDNAFLVITHYQRLLDYIVPDFVHVLFEGRIVKSGGKELALELEARGYDWIKQEQESLNS; via the coding sequence ATGTTATTAAAAATTGAGAACCTACGGGTTTCCATCAACGGCAAAAAGATTATCAAAGGTCTTGATTTGCAGGTGAACGAAGGCGAAGTACACGCCATCATGGGACCGAACGGCACGGGCAAAAGCACGCTGGCATCGGTTATAGCAGGCAAGGAAATGTTCGAAGTTACCGACGGAACCATTGAATACAACGGTCGCAATCTGATGGATTTGCCTGTTGAGGACCGTTCGCGCGAAGGAATCTTTCTCGGCTTTCAGTATCCGGTTGAGATACCGGGCGTGAGCATGACCAATTTCATGAAGACAGCTATTGATGAGCATCGCAAATACAAAGGACTTCCCGCACTTTCGGGTGCCGACTTCCTGAAGATGATGGATGAAAAAAAGAAACTGGTAGAGATACAGGACAAGCTGGCAAACCGTTCGGTAAACGAAGGATTTTCAGGTGGCGAAAAGAAGCGCAACGAAATCTTTCAGATGGCCATGCTTGAACCGAAGCTTGCCATACTCGACGAAACCGATTCAGGTCTTGATATTGATGCGTTGAAAATTGTTGCCAACGGCGTGAACAAATTACGCAGGTCGGATAATGCATTTCTTGTGATTACGCACTATCAGAGGCTTCTCGACTATATCGTTCCCGATTTTGTACATGTTCTTTTTGAAGGACGTATTGTAAAATCGGGCGGTAAAGAACTCGCGCTTGAACTCGAAGCAAGAGGATACGACTGGATTAAACAGGAACAGGAAAGCTTAAACAGTTAA